ACCGACACCGTGCACCGGGTGATGGGCGCAATAGTAGACCGCATCGACGTCGGCCTGCTCGCGGTCGAGCTCGGCACGCATCCAGACCATCAGTTCGTGGAACTGATCCTCGGTGTACATGCCGCGGGCGATGCCGGCCTGGTTGGTGACGATAGCCACCTTCATACCGTGCGCACGGGCTGTGCGGATGAGCGACGTAATGCCGGGCATCCACTGAACCTCAGGAATCTTATGCAGGTAGCCAATTTCGACGTTTACAACGCCGTCACGATCAAGAAATAAACAGGGAGGAGCCACACCTAAGGATATACAGGCATCCGGGATAACACGTGTGCACTCCTACCCACGCATGGCGACGACACAACAACAGGAACGCGATGCGAAGGTAACTCCCTCGGGCCCGAAGGGTGATAATCCGGCGACTGCCGGGCCGGGGCAGACGAAGGTGAACTCCAGTACGCCGGAGAATAAGGCCGGAGAGATCGATCCGGCGGCGCCGGGTGAGACCGGTACGACGCCGGGATCGACGAAGGCGCCGTAGGCACGGGGAATCCAAAGGGAGACAACAGGTACTCCATGGCTTTATTGCTACATCTTTCTAACGAAAGAGAAAGCCTGGAGCGCATGCCGCCCTATCTTTTGGAACCTACTGGGTGGGAGCAGCGGGCTTCAGCCCGCTGACAAAAGAGTCCTCAAAAGGAATGGGCTTTAGCCCTGGGCCTTCTGTTTCCTTCAGAGAA
This genomic window from Terriglobus albidus contains:
- a CDS encoding D-glycero-alpha-D-manno-heptose-1,7-bisphosphate 7-phosphatase; translation: MAPPCLFLDRDGVVNVEIGYLHKIPEVQWMPGITSLIRTARAHGMKVAIVTNQAGIARGMYTEDQFHELMVWMRAELDREQADVDAVYYCAHHPVHGVGEYKRECDERKPGPGMLLKGERELGIDLATSILVGDRCSDLAAGHAAGIEKVFLIRGTEEAGCGEPHTAIESLAEVERWIAERYQKV